From a region of the Janthinobacterium sp. 61 genome:
- a CDS encoding NAD-dependent epimerase/dehydratase family protein, producing the protein MRVFLTGAAGFIGSSIAAGLVRAGHQVTGLVRKPEQLAELATLGVHGVVGTLNDRELLIEQAKAADAVINAASSDHRGAVEAILDALAGTNKVFLHTSGSSIVGDASGGEGTEQIYDEDKLPAPAADKAARVAIDDLVLASASQGIRASVLCNTLIYGHGALPRDSVQLPRLLRQARKSGIVRHVGPGRNIWSNVHIDDVVSLYLLALEKSPAGTFYFVESGEAAFRDMTAAIAKALDLGPAQDWPLPEAIAEWGDEMASYGLGSNSRVRGARARTVLGWQPQGPTVLEWIENDMLQPPHAIIA; encoded by the coding sequence ATGCGAGTATTTTTGACGGGCGCAGCTGGCTTCATCGGCAGTTCCATCGCGGCGGGCCTCGTGCGCGCCGGCCATCAGGTCACGGGCCTCGTGCGCAAACCGGAACAGCTGGCCGAGTTGGCCACCCTGGGCGTGCACGGCGTCGTCGGCACACTGAACGACCGCGAATTGCTCATCGAGCAGGCGAAGGCGGCGGATGCCGTCATCAATGCGGCCAGCAGCGACCACCGGGGCGCCGTCGAAGCCATCCTCGACGCACTGGCCGGCACGAACAAAGTGTTCCTGCACACGAGCGGCTCGTCCATCGTCGGCGATGCTTCGGGCGGCGAGGGTACCGAGCAGATTTATGATGAAGACAAGCTGCCCGCGCCTGCGGCCGACAAGGCGGCCCGGGTCGCCATCGACGACCTGGTATTGGCCAGCGCCAGTCAGGGTATCCGTGCCAGCGTGCTGTGCAATACCCTGATCTACGGCCATGGCGCCTTGCCGCGCGACAGCGTGCAGTTGCCCCGTTTGCTCAGGCAGGCGCGCAAGAGCGGCATCGTGCGCCACGTGGGGCCGGGCCGCAACATCTGGTCCAACGTGCATATCGACGACGTCGTCAGCCTGTATCTGCTGGCGCTGGAAAAGTCGCCCGCTGGTACGTTTTACTTTGTCGAGTCGGGCGAAGCGGCCTTCCGCGACATGACGGCCGCCATCGCCAAGGCACTGGACCTGGGGCCTGCGCAGGATTGGCCACTGCCCGAGGCGATTGCCGAATGGGGCGACGAGATGGCTTCCTACGGCCTCGGTTCCAACAGCCGCGTGCGCGGTGCACGGGCACGCACCGTGCTGGGCTGGCAGCCGCAGGGACCGACCGTACTGGAGTGGATCGAGAACGACATGTTGCAGCCGCCGCATGCCATCATCGCTTGA
- a CDS encoding LiaI-LiaF-like domain-containing protein, whose protein sequence is MKSEPAYCRRTQLLWGVLLIAIGAIILLDRLDVIYLHHYYALWHYWPLILVVFGLNKLLTPVSAKQVLSGLWLIFFAAWWYVSYEELWNLNFYNSWPALLIAWGVGLVLEPLLNKHFIAYRESEHEK, encoded by the coding sequence GTGAAATCTGAACCAGCTTATTGCCGCCGTACCCAGCTGCTGTGGGGCGTGCTGCTGATCGCCATCGGCGCCATCATCCTGCTGGACCGACTCGATGTGATCTATCTCCACCATTACTATGCACTATGGCATTATTGGCCGCTGATACTGGTCGTCTTCGGCCTGAACAAACTGCTCACGCCCGTGTCCGCGAAGCAGGTACTGAGTGGCCTGTGGCTGATCTTTTTCGCTGCCTGGTGGTATGTGTCGTACGAAGAACTGTGGAATTTGAATTTCTACAATAGCTGGCCAGCCTTGCTGATCGCCTGGGGTGTGGGCCTCGTGCTGGAACCGCTGTTGAACAAACATTTTATTGCCTACCGGGAGTCCGAGCATGAAAAATAA
- a CDS encoding LiaI-LiaF-like domain-containing protein: MKNKPPLHSPSQIVLGVIVIGLGLLFLLDNLGFINVRYTFRFWPTVLIVFGLLKLSQSRSANGYLLGGMLVLLGVVWTLKHMGIFYMNWDLLWPLLIIGLGVAVVSKSLPGAQQRQRRRRFAAQQDSTAAPDSFGQARNGAVSLDKDAAAAAPGASGQADDDSIIEVTAILGGYVRRVSSRRFRGGDINVIMAGCEIDLRQASIEGEAVLNVFALCGGVTIKIPPDWSVVLQGTPILGGFEEKTIVPPNQDKRLYVTGYAIMGGLEIRN; encoded by the coding sequence ATGAAAAATAAACCGCCGCTGCACTCGCCATCGCAGATCGTGCTGGGCGTCATTGTCATCGGCCTGGGCTTGTTGTTCCTGCTCGATAACCTCGGTTTCATCAATGTGCGCTACACCTTTCGCTTCTGGCCCACGGTGCTGATCGTGTTTGGCTTGCTGAAACTGTCGCAAAGCCGCAGCGCGAACGGCTATTTGCTGGGCGGCATGCTGGTGCTGCTGGGTGTGGTATGGACCCTCAAGCACATGGGCATTTTCTACATGAACTGGGACTTGTTGTGGCCCTTGCTGATCATCGGCCTGGGGGTGGCCGTCGTGTCGAAGTCCTTGCCCGGCGCGCAACAGCGCCAGCGGCGCCGGCGCTTTGCCGCGCAGCAGGACAGCACGGCAGCGCCTGACTCTTTCGGCCAGGCCCGCAATGGTGCCGTGTCGCTGGACAAGGACGCCGCAGCGGCAGCGCCCGGCGCCAGCGGGCAGGCGGACGATGACAGCATCATCGAAGTAACGGCCATCCTGGGCGGCTATGTGCGGCGCGTGTCGTCCCGGCGCTTCAGGGGCGGCGATATCAATGTCATCATGGCCGGCTGCGAAATCGACTTGCGCCAGGCCTCGATCGAAGGCGAAGCCGTGCTCAACGTATTTGCCCTGTGCGGCGGCGTCACCATCAAGATTCCGCCCGACTGGAGCGTGGTGCTGCAGGGCACGCCCATTCTCGGCGGTTTCGAAGAAAAGACCATCGTGCCGCCGAACCAGGACAAGCGTTTGTACGTGACGGGCTACGCCATCATGGGCGGCCTGGAAATCCGCAACTAG
- a CDS encoding sensor histidine kinase translates to MSGTLSKRRGAVAVVVVCLALGLALAFVLARVAHAPRLNAVLLVVPATLVYAIGSGFSAFYLCRAYPLHAGHPLAIAGVMGVAALFAGLLWATLLQFLNSVSLLLELRWLGVNLTQSLLALFFGLGLLLYCLAVAVHYLLLEFVRARMAEQRGLEAQLMAQEAQLRMLRTQIDPHFLFNSLNSISALTSINAAGARQMTVQLASFFRQSLSLEAHKHITLEQELVLIRHFLAIEQVRFGERLQVSESIDTAALACLLPPMLIQPLVENAVKHGICGLTEGGLIEIEVRRAGSLLQIAVRNAVDADQGPARGKGMGLENVRQRLASAYGHEAGVHWARRGATFEVTLSMPAQTGDTEEA, encoded by the coding sequence ATGTCCGGGACCTTGTCGAAGCGGCGCGGCGCCGTGGCCGTGGTGGTGGTTTGCCTGGCGCTGGGCCTGGCCTTGGCGTTCGTGCTGGCCAGGGTGGCCCATGCGCCCAGGCTCAACGCCGTCCTGCTGGTGGTGCCCGCCACGCTCGTGTATGCGATAGGATCCGGTTTTTCCGCGTTTTACCTGTGCCGCGCCTACCCCTTGCACGCGGGCCATCCGCTCGCCATTGCCGGCGTGATGGGCGTAGCGGCCCTGTTCGCCGGCTTGTTGTGGGCCACCTTGCTGCAATTTCTGAACAGCGTCAGCCTGTTGCTGGAACTGCGCTGGCTGGGCGTGAACCTGACGCAATCGCTGCTGGCCCTGTTTTTCGGCCTGGGCTTGCTGCTGTATTGCCTCGCTGTCGCCGTGCATTATCTGCTGCTGGAATTCGTACGCGCCAGGATGGCCGAGCAGCGGGGCCTGGAAGCGCAGCTGATGGCGCAGGAAGCGCAATTGCGCATGCTGCGCACGCAGATCGACCCGCATTTCCTGTTCAACAGCTTGAACTCCATCAGCGCCTTGACGTCTATCAATGCGGCGGGAGCGCGCCAGATGACGGTGCAGCTGGCCAGTTTCTTTCGCCAGAGCCTGAGCCTGGAGGCGCACAAGCACATTACCTTGGAGCAGGAACTGGTACTGATCCGCCATTTCCTTGCCATCGAACAGGTGCGTTTTGGCGAACGCTTGCAAGTGTCGGAAAGCATCGACACCGCCGCGCTGGCGTGCTTGCTGCCGCCCATGCTGATACAGCCACTGGTGGAAAATGCCGTCAAGCATGGTATCTGTGGCTTGACGGAGGGCGGATTGATCGAGATCGAGGTACGTCGCGCGGGCAGCCTGCTGCAGATTGCCGTGCGCAATGCTGTTGATGCGGATCAAGGACCTGCCCGCGGCAAGGGCATGGGGCTGGAGAATGTGCGCCAGCGCCTGGCCAGCGCCTATGGGCATGAGGCGGGCGTGCACTGGGCGCGGCGCGGTGCGACGTTTGAAGTGACGCTATCGATGCCGGCGCAGACCGGTGACACGGAGGAAGCATAA
- a CDS encoding LytTR family DNA-binding domain-containing protein, which produces MRVAIVDDELLARSVLREYLARHDDIDIVAECSNGFEAVKAIAELEPELVFLDIQMPRLDGFEVAELTGAKTKLIFVTAYDQYALKAFECHALDYLLKPFSEQRFEQALAHARAKRSTPATVLTVAREAATRAAPLDRVLIRDGAKVHVIASARIDYVEAQDDYISIRSEGKSYLKSQTLAELEAQLDPAKFLRVHRSYLLNIDGIRRIEAATKDSHVAILRDDTRIPVSKAGYQKLRLLVG; this is translated from the coding sequence ATGCGGGTGGCCATCGTCGATGATGAATTGCTGGCGCGCAGCGTGCTGCGCGAATACCTGGCGCGCCATGACGATATCGACATCGTGGCCGAGTGCAGCAATGGCTTCGAGGCCGTCAAGGCCATCGCGGAACTGGAACCGGAACTGGTGTTTCTCGACATCCAGATGCCGCGCCTGGACGGTTTTGAGGTGGCGGAACTGACCGGCGCGAAGACAAAGCTGATCTTTGTCACGGCCTACGACCAGTACGCCTTGAAAGCGTTCGAATGCCATGCCCTGGACTATCTGCTGAAGCCGTTCAGCGAACAGCGCTTCGAGCAGGCGCTGGCCCATGCGCGCGCCAAGCGCAGCACGCCCGCGACTGTGCTGACGGTGGCGCGCGAGGCGGCCACGCGCGCAGCGCCCCTGGACCGCGTGCTGATACGTGACGGCGCCAAGGTTCACGTCATCGCCAGCGCGCGCATCGACTATGTCGAAGCGCAAGACGATTACATCAGCATCCGTTCCGAGGGCAAGTCCTACCTGAAAAGCCAGACCTTGGCGGAGCTGGAAGCCCAGCTCGACCCTGCCAAGTTCCTGCGCGTGCACAGGTCGTATCTGCTCAATATCGACGGTATCCGCCGCATCGAGGCGGCCACCAAGGACAGCCACGTGGCCATCCTGCGCGACGACACGAGGATACCCGTGAGCAAGGCGGGCTACCAGAAGCTCAGATTACTGGTCGGCTAG
- a CDS encoding ATP-dependent DNA helicase, whose amino-acid sequence MSASRYTIAVRALCEFTAKVGDLDLRFTPSPTAQEGMAGHATVTGRRDDDYQREISLSGDFGPLHVRGRADGYDPARRQLEEIKTYRGELDAMPANHRQLHWAQARIYGHLQCQQLNLPMLRVALVYFDIASQKETVMHEECTAEALRIFFEQHCALFLDWAEQELAHRASRDAQLTSMAFPHADFRPGQRQLAEAMYKASSRGCGLLAQAPTGIGKTVGSLFPMLKATAAHGLDKLFFLAAKVPGRQMALDACAILKDSAPLLPLRVLELSAKTSACEHPDKACHGESCPLAKGFYDRLPLAREVALASGLILDKEAVRAIALQQGICPYYLGMELARWSDVVIGDYNYYFDLSAMLYGMTLAHDWKVNVLVDEAHNMVSRARSMYSAELAQINLKMLRKFAPEGLKKPLDRLSRQWTALLKEQDGDYHVHPALPEKFFGALQGVATAIGDYLAEHAAALDEDLQRFYFDVLLINRLAESFGAHSLFDVSKTNTGSIAGSTVCIRNIVPAPFLKERFAASHSTALFSATLSPWNYYSDTLGMPADTAWVDVESPFQAEQLSVRVADSISTRYQHRAASLLPIAQLMARQYAQTPGNYLAFFSSFDYMEKTATLFAQHYPDVPIWQQPRRMDDSARTQFLGRFGLDTRGIGFAVLGGAFGEGIDLPGARLIGAFIATLGLPQINPVNEQIRQRMGDIFGAGYDYTYLYPGMQKVVQAAGRVIRTQSDKGVVYLIDDRFSRPEIRQLLPSWWDVQLADQ is encoded by the coding sequence ATGAGCGCCAGCAGGTACACGATCGCCGTGCGCGCCCTGTGCGAATTCACTGCCAAGGTGGGCGACCTGGACTTGCGTTTTACGCCATCGCCCACGGCGCAGGAAGGCATGGCCGGCCACGCCACCGTCACGGGCCGGCGCGACGACGATTACCAGCGCGAAATCAGCCTGTCCGGCGACTTCGGCCCCCTGCACGTGCGGGGCCGCGCGGATGGCTACGACCCGGCCCGGCGGCAACTGGAAGAGATCAAGACTTACCGGGGCGAGCTCGATGCCATGCCGGCCAACCATCGCCAGCTGCACTGGGCGCAGGCGCGCATCTACGGCCATTTGCAGTGCCAGCAGCTGAATTTGCCCATGCTGCGGGTGGCGCTCGTGTATTTCGACATCGCCAGCCAGAAGGAAACCGTGATGCACGAGGAATGCACGGCCGAGGCGCTGCGCATTTTCTTTGAGCAGCATTGCGCACTGTTCCTCGACTGGGCCGAGCAGGAGCTGGCGCACAGGGCCAGCCGCGATGCGCAGCTGACCAGCATGGCCTTCCCCCATGCCGACTTCCGTCCGGGCCAGCGCCAGCTGGCGGAAGCCATGTACAAGGCCAGCAGCCGCGGCTGCGGCTTGCTGGCCCAGGCTCCCACAGGCATCGGCAAGACCGTGGGCAGCCTGTTTCCCATGTTAAAAGCCACGGCAGCGCATGGCCTCGACAAGCTGTTTTTCCTGGCCGCCAAGGTGCCCGGGCGGCAAATGGCGCTCGACGCCTGTGCCATCCTGAAGGACAGCGCACCCCTGCTGCCCCTGCGCGTGCTGGAGCTGAGCGCCAAGACCAGCGCCTGCGAGCATCCTGACAAAGCCTGTCATGGCGAATCGTGCCCGCTGGCCAAGGGTTTTTACGACCGCTTGCCGCTGGCGCGCGAAGTGGCGCTGGCCAGTGGCCTGATTTTGGACAAGGAAGCCGTGCGCGCCATCGCCTTGCAGCAAGGTATTTGCCCCTACTACCTGGGCATGGAATTGGCGCGCTGGAGCGATGTCGTCATCGGCGACTACAATTATTACTTCGACCTCAGCGCCATGCTGTACGGCATGACCCTGGCCCACGACTGGAAGGTCAATGTGCTGGTCGACGAGGCGCACAATATGGTGTCGCGCGCGCGCAGCATGTATTCGGCGGAGCTGGCGCAAATCAACCTGAAAATGCTGCGCAAGTTTGCGCCCGAGGGGCTGAAAAAGCCGCTGGACCGCCTTTCCCGCCAATGGACGGCCCTGCTCAAGGAGCAGGATGGCGACTACCACGTGCATCCAGCCTTGCCGGAGAAATTCTTTGGCGCCCTGCAAGGGGTGGCGACGGCCATCGGCGATTACCTGGCCGAACATGCGGCGGCGCTCGATGAAGACTTGCAGCGCTTTTATTTCGACGTGCTGCTGATCAACCGCCTAGCGGAGAGTTTCGGCGCGCATTCGCTGTTCGATGTCAGCAAGACAAATACGGGATCTATTGCTGGCTCCACCGTCTGCATCCGCAACATCGTGCCGGCGCCCTTCCTCAAGGAACGTTTCGCGGCCAGCCACAGCACGGCCCTGTTTTCCGCCACCCTGAGCCCGTGGAATTACTATAGCGACACCCTGGGCATGCCAGCCGACACGGCCTGGGTCGACGTGGAATCGCCATTCCAGGCAGAACAATTGTCCGTGCGCGTGGCCGACAGTATTTCCACGCGCTATCAGCACCGCGCCGCCTCGCTGCTGCCCATTGCCCAGCTGATGGCGCGCCAGTATGCACAAACGCCGGGCAACTACCTGGCCTTTTTCAGCAGTTTTGATTACATGGAAAAGACGGCCACCCTGTTTGCCCAGCATTATCCCGACGTGCCCATCTGGCAGCAGCCGCGCCGCATGGACGATAGTGCCCGCACACAATTCCTGGGCCGCTTCGGTCTGGATACGCGCGGCATCGGCTTTGCCGTACTGGGCGGCGCCTTCGGCGAAGGCATCGACTTGCCCGGCGCGCGCCTGATCGGCGCCTTCATCGCCACCCTGGGTTTGCCGCAAATCAATCCCGTCAACGAACAGATCCGCCAGCGCATGGGCGACATCTTCGGCGCCGGCTACGACTACACGTATCTGTATCCGGGCATGCAAAAGGTGGTGCAGGCGGCCGGCAGGGTCATCCGCACGCAGTCGGACAAGGGCGTCGTGTATTTGATCGACGACCGCTTTTCCCGGCCGGAAATCCGCCAGTTGCTGCCATCCTGGTGGGACGTGCAGCTAGCCGACCAGTAA
- a CDS encoding VRR-NUC domain-containing protein: protein MLRVLENPLYYLDNFQDVLSWISARYADLLSAEEMQFIAAFGALPQPSRALFVRLVMRKGCLFRASKLNYPEIGDTRAAALPLLALAWVEADPLISLDELFDLLLKAEIAQAFHLGAPLKAARKAEQLDALREQHAENKPFSTWHPACNDVLYRIGLQALCDRLRLIYFGNYHQDWSEFVLSDLGVYQYEKVEFSPQSRGFRTRQDIEYYEVLHQCRERYNDSAPANEVLQELAALPLSQDNTWLASRRDKLRFQIAQHLEKCQDWPAAYRAYADCRYPGARGRAIRVLEKDEQPQAAYERLTIALAAPESEAELQLLLRMAPRLRRKLGHAKQAANAPTAVERIDLLLPYPGVACYVEGVVQQHLMQDDAPVYYVENTLINSLFGLLCWPAIFKPMPGAFFHPFHRGPADLHSADFYQRRSLDFAACLAQLDDGTYQATIRAAHAAKHGIVSPFVSWEVLDGGLLDLALACIPSTHLKKAFERILLDIKSNRSGLPDLIQFWPAEQRYRMIEVKGPGDRLQDNQLRWIAYCAEHAMPVSVCYLQWEVAT, encoded by the coding sequence ATGCTGAGAGTCCTGGAAAATCCCCTGTACTATCTGGATAATTTCCAGGATGTGCTGAGTTGGATCAGCGCGCGTTACGCCGATCTGCTGAGTGCTGAAGAAATGCAGTTCATCGCCGCATTCGGCGCACTGCCGCAGCCGTCGCGCGCCCTGTTCGTGCGCCTCGTCATGCGCAAGGGCTGCCTGTTTCGCGCCAGCAAGCTCAATTATCCGGAAATCGGCGACACGCGCGCGGCCGCCCTGCCTTTGCTGGCCTTGGCATGGGTGGAAGCCGATCCCCTCATCTCGCTCGATGAGCTGTTCGACTTGCTGCTAAAAGCTGAGATCGCCCAGGCCTTTCACCTCGGCGCGCCCCTGAAAGCGGCACGCAAGGCCGAGCAGCTCGACGCCTTGCGCGAACAGCATGCAGAAAATAAACCGTTTTCCACCTGGCATCCGGCCTGCAACGACGTGCTGTACCGCATCGGCCTGCAAGCGCTGTGCGACCGCCTGCGCCTGATTTACTTTGGCAACTATCACCAGGACTGGTCGGAATTCGTGCTGTCCGATCTCGGCGTGTACCAGTACGAAAAAGTGGAATTCTCGCCGCAATCGCGCGGCTTTCGCACGCGCCAGGATATCGAGTACTACGAAGTGCTGCACCAGTGCCGCGAACGCTACAACGACAGTGCGCCGGCGAACGAAGTGCTGCAGGAACTGGCGGCGTTACCCTTGTCGCAGGACAATACCTGGCTGGCCAGCCGGCGCGACAAGCTGCGTTTCCAGATCGCCCAGCATCTGGAGAAATGCCAGGACTGGCCTGCCGCCTACCGCGCCTACGCCGATTGCCGCTATCCGGGCGCGCGGGGCCGCGCCATCCGCGTGCTGGAAAAAGATGAACAGCCGCAAGCGGCCTACGAGCGCTTGACAATCGCGCTGGCAGCGCCCGAAAGCGAGGCGGAGCTGCAATTATTACTGCGCATGGCGCCCCGTTTGCGGCGCAAGCTGGGCCATGCGAAGCAGGCGGCCAACGCCCCCACCGCCGTCGAGCGCATCGACCTGCTGCTGCCCTATCCAGGCGTAGCGTGCTACGTGGAGGGCGTGGTGCAGCAGCACCTGATGCAGGACGACGCGCCCGTGTACTACGTAGAAAACACCCTGATCAACTCGCTGTTCGGCCTGCTGTGCTGGCCCGCCATCTTCAAGCCCATGCCAGGTGCCTTCTTCCACCCGTTCCACCGTGGCCCGGCCGACTTGCACAGCGCCGATTTTTACCAGCGCCGCAGCCTGGACTTTGCCGCCTGCCTGGCGCAACTGGACGACGGCACATATCAGGCGACGATACGCGCCGCACATGCCGCCAAGCACGGCATCGTCTCGCCCTTCGTCAGCTGGGAAGTGCTGGACGGCGGCTTGCTGGACCTGGCGCTGGCCTGCATCCCGTCCACCCACCTGAAGAAAGCGTTCGAGCGCATCTTGCTCGATATCAAAAGCAACCGCAGCGGCTTGCCTGATTTAATCCAGTTCTGGCCGGCAGAACAGCGCTACCGCATGATCGAAGTCAAGGGTCCGGGCGACCGCCTGCAAGACAACCAGCTGCGCTGGATTGCGTATTGCGCCGAACACGCCATGCCCGTCAGCGTGTGCTACCTGCAGTGGGAGGTGGCCACATGA
- a CDS encoding SMI1/KNR4 family protein produces the protein MTLSEIEHKHGFSYPALYRQLERDGMLAVGEYGPDWYKLVYPTLKDKPTLLLHADDFELLNIEAVAEAADTLRDADDYRQIDPAFRFIPFAQTGAGDHYCFFASSLHEGELPIVLLWHDQNEAQYLAKNLQDFVFHMLLISMADQDTYNEVSDEEFREQLAKTLGTHARYLTPEQAQVLQTLLARDIIDYEVVLPKGRKEAHRGLLTDTELASLREGMIPYAKFDNCFAYSTAG, from the coding sequence ATGACACTGTCAGAAATTGAACACAAACACGGCTTCAGCTATCCTGCACTGTACCGCCAGCTGGAGCGCGACGGCATGCTGGCCGTGGGTGAATATGGCCCCGACTGGTACAAGCTGGTCTATCCCACATTAAAAGATAAACCCACCCTGCTGCTGCATGCCGATGATTTCGAATTGCTCAATATCGAGGCCGTTGCCGAAGCAGCGGACACCTTGCGCGACGCGGACGATTACCGGCAGATCGACCCCGCCTTCCGCTTCATCCCGTTCGCGCAAACGGGCGCGGGCGATCACTACTGCTTTTTCGCATCCAGCCTGCACGAGGGCGAGCTGCCCATTGTGCTGCTGTGGCATGACCAGAACGAAGCCCAGTACCTGGCGAAAAACCTGCAGGACTTCGTGTTTCACATGTTGTTGATCAGCATGGCGGACCAGGATACGTACAACGAGGTCAGCGACGAGGAATTCAGGGAGCAACTGGCAAAGACCCTGGGCACGCATGCGCGCTACCTGACGCCGGAACAGGCGCAGGTCCTGCAAACGCTGCTGGCCAGGGACATCATCGATTACGAGGTGGTGCTGCCGAAAGGACGCAAGGAAGCCCATCGGGGCTTGCTGACCGATACCGAACTGGCCAGCCTGCGCGAGGGAATGATTCCCTACGCAAAGTTCGACAACTGTTTTGCCTACAGCACGGCTGGCTGA